One part of the Arabidopsis thaliana chromosome 1 sequence genome encodes these proteins:
- a CDS encoding GDSL-like Lipase/Acylhydrolase superfamily protein (GDSL-like Lipase/Acylhydrolase superfamily protein; FUNCTIONS IN: hydrolase activity, acting on ester bonds, lipase activity, carboxylesterase activity; INVOLVED IN: lipid metabolic process; LOCATED IN: endomembrane system; CONTAINS InterPro DOMAIN/s: Lipase, GDSL, active site (InterPro:IPR008265), Lipase, GDSL (InterPro:IPR001087); BEST Arabidopsis thaliana protein match is: GDSL-like Lipase/Acylhydrolase superfamily protein (TAIR:AT5G08460.1); Has 3499 Blast hits to 3462 proteins in 237 species: Archae - 0; Bacteria - 354; Metazoa - 0; Fungi - 36; Plants - 3096; Viruses - 0; Other Eukaryotes - 13 (source: NCBI BLink).) codes for MNTNRKKMKVHIGGYVLILALTVSVILQQPELVTGQARVPAMFVLGDSLVDAGNNNFLQTVARANFLPYGIDMNYQPTGRFSNGLTFIDLLARLLEIPSPPPFADPTTSGNRILQGVNYASAAAGILDVSGYNYGGRFSLNQQMVNLETTLSQLRTMMSPQNFTDYLARSLVVLVFGSNDYINNYLMPNLYDSSIRFRPPDFANLLLSQYARQLLTLYSLGLRKIFIPGVAPLGCIPNQRARGISPPDRCVDSVNQILGTFNQGLKSLVDQLNQRSPGAIYVYGNTYSAIGDILNNPAAYGFSVVDRACCGIGRNQGQITCLPLQTPCPNRNQYVFWDAFHPTQTANSILARRAFYGPPSDAYPVNVQQMTLLH; via the exons ATGAACACAaacagaaagaagatgaaagtcCATATTGGAGGATATGTGTTGATACTTGCCTTGACGGTTTCTGTTATATTACAGCAGCCTGAGTTGGTCACTGGACAAGCTAGAGTTCCTGCTATGTTTGTACTTGGAGACTCATTGGTCGATGCTGGTAACAACAACTTTCTACAAACTGTAGCTCGAGCCAATTTCCTCCCTTATGGCATCGACATGAACTACCAGCCTACTGGCAGATTTAGCAACGGCCTGACTTTCATTGATCTGCTAG CTCGGTTGTTAGAAATTCCATCACCCCCTCCCTTCGCGGATCCAACCACATCAGGCAATAGAATCCTCCAAGGAGTTAACTACGCGTCTGCAGCTGCTGGCATCCTCGATGTATCAGGCTACAActat GGTGGAAGATTCAGCCTGAACCAGCAAATGGTGAATCTAGAGACGACACTAAGCCAACTGCGAACGATGATGAGTCCCCAAAACTTTACGGATTACTTAGCAAGGTCGCTTGTGGTTCTCGTTTTTGGAAGCAATGACTATATCAACAACTACCTTATGCCTAATCTCTACGATTCCAGCATAAGATTCAGACCACCTGACTTTGCCAATCTACTTCTCAGTCAATACGCTCGCCAGCTTCTG ACTCTTTACAGCCTAGgtctaagaaaaatatttatacctGGAGTAGCACCACTAGGCTGCATACCAAACCAACGAGCCAGAGGTATCTCGCCACCTGATAGATGTGTTGACAGCGTGAATCAGATTCTAGGCACATTTAACCAAGGGCTAAAGTCACTTGTTGATCAGCTGAACCAGCGATCACCTGGAGCCATCTATGTATACGGCAACACCTATAGCGCAATTGGTGACATCTTAAACAACCCAGCTGCTTACG GATTTAGCGTAGTAGACAGGGCTTGTTGCGGGATTGGGAGGAACCAAGGACAAATTACATGTCTGCCGTTGCAGACTCCTTGTCCCAACAGAAATCAGTATGTCTTTTGGGATGCATTCCATCCTACTCAGACTGCTAACTCCATTCTGGCTAGACGAGCTTTCTATGGTCCACCTTCCGACGCATATCCTGTCAATGTCCAACAGATGACACTCCTTCACTag
- the ATWHY2 gene encoding WHIRLY 2 (WHIRLY 2 (ATWHY2); CONTAINS InterPro DOMAIN/s: ssDNA-binding transcriptional regulator (InterPro:IPR009044), Plant transcription factor (InterPro:IPR013742); BEST Arabidopsis thaliana protein match is: ssDNA-binding transcriptional regulator (TAIR:AT1G14410.1); Has 105 Blast hits to 105 proteins in 29 species: Archae - 0; Bacteria - 0; Metazoa - 0; Fungi - 0; Plants - 90; Viruses - 0; Other Eukaryotes - 15 (source: NCBI BLink).), which yields MMKQARSLLSRSLCDQSKSLFEASTLRGFASWSNSSTPGRGFPGKDAAKPSGRLFAPYSIFKGKAALSVEPVLPSFTEIDSGNLRIDRRGSLMMTFMPAIGERKYDWEKKQKFALSPTEVGSLISMGSKDSSEFFHDPSMKSSNAGQVRKSLSVKPHADGSGYFISLSVNNSILKTNDYFVVPVTKAEFAVMKTAFSFALPHIMGWNRLTGHVNTEALPSRNVSHLKTEPQLELEWDK from the exons atgatgaagcaAGCCCGCTCTTTGCTCTCCAG GAGCCTTTGTGACCAAAGTAAGTCACTTTTCGAAGCTTCGACGTTGCGTGGTTTTGCAAGCTGGTCAAATTCTTCAACCCCTGGACGTGGATTCCCTGGTAAAG ATGCCGCAAAGCCTAGTGGTCGATTGTTCGCACCTTATTCTATCTTCAAAGGAAAAGCTGCTCTCTCTGTTGAACCTGTTCTTCCCAGTTTCACTGAAATCGAT TCGGGAAATCTTCGGATAGATCGTCGTGGATCCTTAATGATGACTTTTATGCCTGCTATTGGTGAGCGTAAGTACGACTGGGAAAAGAAACAG AAATTTGCTTTGTCACCTACTGAAGTTGGATCCTTAATTAGCATGGGTTCCAAAGACAGCTCCGAGTTTTTCCATGACCCTTCCATGAAATCAag TAATGCTGGTCAAGTCAGGAAGTCACTGTCAGTTAAGCCCCACGCAGATGGTAGCGGCTACTTCATCTCATTGA GCGTTAACAATAGCATCCTCAAAACCAATGACTATTTTGTGGTTCCTGTCACAAAAGCTGAATTTGCAGTGATGAAGACAGCTTTTAGT TTTGCTCTTCCACACATCATGGGTTGGAATCGGTTAACTGGTCACGTTAATACTGAAGCTCTGCCGTCGAGGAATGTTTCTCATCTAAAGACTGAACCACAGTTAGAGCTGGAGTGGGATAAATGA